TACTGTGTTTTTGAGTATCAGAGGTAATCAAGTCCTTACTTCCTTTATCTTTACTATTGAGGAGTGcttaataattttctatttataactTTTGTTTTATAACTTTATTAATAGGAAGCAGAATCTTTAATTGCAAAAAAGATTCATCCACAGACCATCATAGCGGGTTGGAGAGAAGCCACGAAGGCTGCAAGAGAGGCGCTGTTGAGTTCTGCAGTTGATCATGGGTTTGTATAGCAAAGTACTACTGTTCTaaacatttagtgttctttcataacaTGCTTAATGCAAGAAATCTATAGGACGCTGAAAAGCATACACAAAGATCATCTTGCTGCCTCACCCCACTCCAACAGTCAAACCTACATCAGCCTGCAGAGATAGCCACTAAAATTAAGTTTGGGTTTTTAGTCTTTTTGTATATATcatcaaaatatacaaataaagcaAATAGTATAATACTGTATAGAGAATTTGTTAGCCTCTTTTTAACCTAGTTAAATATTAAGCACATTTTTGGATGTCAGTTTTCTGTGCAGTATTTTAATAGAGTTACACATTTGAATATTTGGCTAGAATGACTGTATTAACCTATCTGTAGGGGGAGATTTGTGTATTTGATGATTTTTagctttataataattttgtGACATTGCGACATAGCCCAAAGGTTTCTAGAAGTGTAATTGTTGGGTCCAAAGGtaggtgtgtgtgttttaaggcaCCCCCAAacctgggctgcacagcaggtgagcagcaggtggaaaaattgtcttcccatgaaatcagtccctggtgccaaaaaggtctGGGACCACTGTTTTAAggcacttttatttatttgcccATTCACAACTGTATAATAATACTTGTTTTTCacgtccttttatttatttatttattttgagacggagtctcgctcttagagttgcccaggatggagtgcagtggcacgacttcggctgactgcaacctctgcctcccgggttcaagtgattctcttgcctcagcctcccaagtagctgggactacaagcatgtgccatcatagccagctaattttgtatttttagtgtaaatggggtttcaccatgttgctcaggctggtcttgaactgacctcaagtgatccatcctcctcagtctcccaaagtgctaggattacaggcgtgagccactgtgcccagccatttctcacattcttgccaacattagACTTTTGCATGCTTGTgtgccctccctccccctttttttttttggcattttgccAGTTTGGTGGGGAAAATAACatctttaatttgtgtttcttgaTTACTGCTCAGGTTTAATTCTTTTCATATAGCTTACAGACTTGACCAGTTAGGGTAAAATTATCTATTGACATGAATATCTAGataaattttgaaaagtaaaGTAGGGTTAATATGTATATTTGGTTGGTTTTATTTAGTTCCGATGAAGTTAAATTCCGTCAAGATTTAATGAATATTGCGGGCACAACATTATCCTCAAAACTTCTTACTCATCACAAAGACCACTTTACAAAGTTAGCTGTAGAAGCAGTTCTCAGACTGAAAGGCTCTGGCAACCTGGAGGCGATTCATATTATCAAGAAGCTAGGAGGAAGTTTGGCAGATTCCTATTTAGATGAAGGTATGTATGAATGTCAGATACAAGAAGCTTTGATTAGATGCTGAGGGCTGAATACTGAGTTAATTCTGTTTTGAGACCAGTGACCCTTTACAAAGCCAGTGAACTTGAATTTAAGGACGTATCATATGTGCAgccatttttgtcattttattgaCAGTGTACTCCTCTTCCCACGCTATTCCAGCATTGTTGATGATCTCTAGAGTTTACTTAACTACCATGAAGTTACTTGCAGTCTCTGATAAAGAGGAGATGTTTTCTTTTACTAGAAATCATCTATTCTCAAATGGTACTTTTACCAGGATTATATGTATTCTCCAGGAAGGGTCTGGGTCAGTCAAATCATTGTGTTAGCTGGTTGTTCAGGATGTACAGTTGACcattgaacaacatgggtttgaattaTGTAGGTTCACAATGCaggttttttcaataaatatagtCAGCCCTTTGTGTCCGTGGTTTGCACATGTGCAACTGAACGTGGATGGAAAATGCAGTATTTGCAGGATTTGAAACCCATGTATATAGTGGGCCAACTTTTCAAATCTGCTGGTTCCAGTCAGCCTGGAACTTAAGTATGTGGGGATTTTGGTGTATGTGGGCGTCTTGGAACCAGTCCCCTTCATATACTGGGGGATGACtagttttttttagaaaagaatttaaaaaaatttctttaacaaataattatGTATGTTTATAGGGCAAGAGGATCTAGTTCTTAAAGAGTGATAAATGAGACATAATAAGTACTGCTTTCTTAGTAGTACATTTTTGTTTAGAGTGAAGTTTTCCAGATCATCTTCACATTATATTTACTTCACAAAATGGCCTGTCAAAAAGTATAGGCATTCTTatatagagaaggaaaaaaaaagaattagatggTGCTTTACAACTTCTGTTTTTACCAGTGGTTTGGAGTCCTGGTTTTGTTCTATGTCATGGGTCTTGATTTATTTTAAGAGAGAGTCATAATTCTGAAAATACTCTTGGTTAAGTTTATATACAAGAGCTgtgtagcatttcttttttttttttttgagacggagtctggctgtgtcacccaggctggagtgcagcagcatgatctcgcctcactgcaacctctgcctcctgagttaaggcgattctcctgcctcagcctcctgagtaggtgggattacaggcgtgtgccaccatgcctggctaacttttttgtatttttagtagagacggggtattgccatgttgaccaggctggtctcgaactcctgacctaaggggatccacctgcctcagcctcccaaagtgctgggattacaggcgtgagccaccatgcctggccgctgTGTAGCATTTCTCATAGGGGCTGGTGGTAGGGAAGGAGCATTAAAACAAGAATATTAGTAGCACAAGCAGCACCATTCTTGAATGTCTGCTCTGTACTAGGAATTGTAATAGGAACTTTAGTCATTTAGTCATCATGACCTGGTGAGTGAGGATTAGGTTCACTTGAATAGAGTAGAAAACCCAAGATAATGGTGGCTTCATAACGGAAAAGTTTCTAATGTAACCAAAAAAGGCCTAGAAAGGTAGGTGATACTGGGTTTGTGTGATGGTTCCAAAGCAGCAGGACTAGGCTGGTAACTAGCACCTCTGCTACTGGTTACATTCCTGTTTTACAAATTAGCATTTCTGGTTGGATAATTTGTCCAAGGTTATATAGCCAGCAGCAGGGGCATGATCAGGGTCAGATTTATCTGACTCCACAGTGTCCatggtttttccatttttaccacCAGCCTCAATACCTGAATCTTCAATTTTTCTCTTGTGGTGGTGATTTTAAGCTAATAAAAATGGACTTAACCTATTGTCTTTATATTGCAACCCATACAGATTTGGGTGTAGCGTATATCTGAAACAAAAGTTTCAAAATACTGTTTAATTTTATTGTCTGTACTGTGctcttatattttctgtttcatattttttaagtaaTCCATTAAATTGATTTTGTAATAATTCTTCTAGTGGGATGCTTTATACCAGAAGTGTCCAAGGAAGAGAATACAGTCATGGGTTcctagtttctgtttctggttgggccggtaaagccccttcctcctccctcttttctgcttatcactagagacagaaactaaaatcTATGGCTTTCAGGCGCTAAAAGcctaaaagcaaaacaacaacagaataaggcaggttggacaagcttgcttttATGCCTTCTAAGAGCTTGGTAAATTGGACTTAAATAGCTTCTTTGAAATAGTGATATGATAAAGCAGACAGCTTTATAAGATGTACTAAGGCTGCTTTGAAGTATTAAATATGATACTGTTCTTATATTTATTGTAGGCTTCCTGTTGGATAAAAAAATTGGAGTAAATCAACCAAAACGAATTGAAAATGCTAAAATTCTTATTGCAAATACTGGTATGGATACAGACAAAATAAAGGTATGtaactctactttttaaaaattaaaattactgcccaggcagagtggctcatgcctggaatcctagcaatttgggaggcggaggtggtggatcatctgagaccagaagtttgagaccagcctgaccaacatggagaaaccttgtctctactaaaaaaaaaaaaaaaatacaaaattagctgggcgtggtggcgcatccctgtaatcccagctattcgggaggctgaggcaggagaatcacttgaacccaggaggcagaggttgcagtgagccgagattgtgctactgcactcgagcctgggcaacaagagtgaaactccgtctcaaaagtctcaaaaaaaaaaaaaaaaaattgctggcttCTATAAACTCAGGAATCAGTTGCACTAAAAAGCTTGGAATAGGTATGAATCtgttgtgtatatacacatatatatacattggtAAAAATGTTGAAATATGCTATGGGACTCTTTAAAAAGAGTAatgaggcctggcatggtggttcacgcctgtaatcccagtactttgggaggccaggcgggcggatcacaaggtcaggagttcaaggccagactgaccaatatgagatggtgaaaccctgtctttactaaaaatacaaaaattagctgggtgtggtggcgcacacctgtaatcccagctgcttggaaggctgaggcaggagaatcacttgaacccagcgggtggaggttgcagtgagccgagattgccccactgcactccagcctgggcaacagagcgagactcaatctcaaaaaaagtaatgaaaCTGATGCTCTCTTTATGCTTGGTTTGTCTTAGATATTTGGTTCCCGGGTAAGAGTTGACTCTACAGCAAAGGTTGCAGAAATAGAACATgcggaaaaggaaaaaatgaaggagaaagttgAACGTATTCTTAAGCATGGAATAAATTGCTTTATTAACAGGTCTGTGTTTGCTTTtaagaaaggatttttttccaTGAAAGTTTAAGGAATACTTCATATTTACTTATATTGAATTAGATTTTTTACTTAGGAACTGTCTTAGATAACTTCACTTAAATTATGGATTTTTGTAATCAGTAAATTGTGATTTATGCACGCTTACAGTGACCAGAATTACAGGATTGATTTATACAGTTACTATAATAAAGAACACTTGTTTTCAATACTAGTAATGGATGCATTAGTACTATAGTTGATAAACTCTAATTATATAGGTAAGAAATGCAATCttgttctaatttgcatttcttttacttGTGgtaaaaatgtttacatgttttttaGTCTAATGTAGTTTATCTTATAACAGTTTTGAGCATaatgttttcatgtattttatttacaggcaattaatttataattatccTGAACAGCTCTTTGGTGCTGCTGGTGTCATGGCTATTGAGCATGCAGATTTTGCAGGTGTGGAACGCCTAGCTCTTGTCACAGGTATGGAAAAAAGGTATTGTTTTCTAACAAACACAATAGTCACTCTTGAATTTGTTATTTGTTACTATATGCAACTACCTTTAAGGAGTTTAGAATTTCAACAGTTATTCTGAAATCTATACTCTTGGATACCTTTAatttagatacatagatacattaCATTTACGATACCAAGTTATATACCACGTTTGCCGTAGGTATAGATTTCTTTCATTGTGTCACTGTTTTAAAGGtagatttttggccaggtgcagtggcttgtgcctgtaatcccagcactttgggaggccgaggcagccagatcccttgagctcaggagtttcagaccaacttgggcaacatggcaaacccacatccctacaaaaaaaagaaattggccagatgtggtggcaagcgcctgtgatcctagccgcttgggaggctgagggaagagaatcgcttgagcctgggaggcagaggttgcagtcagcggagatcgtgccactgtgctccagccttggcaacacagtgagaccctgtctcaaaaaaaaaaaaaaaaagatatatatatttttttctgacaaacCTGTAAGACCATTGTTAAAATCTGAACAAACTAGAGCTTTAAAAAGTCTTAAGTCTACTTATATTTATCTAGTttgtacatttgtttttattgcttagtAAGCAGTTGAATGCTTTGTGTCCTTTGTAGTAGTACAGTTACAATAGTAAcctttattgaacatttactgtaTGCTGGAGAGTGGGTCAAGTACTGAAACATtgcttttgttaattttaaaaaatttctgaaagTAATAAACGTTAGCATACGTGAAACAATCAACATTGTATAATGAAAATTAGTATACCTCAATACCCTTTAATAGAAGTATGAGTGATATAATTCCAGTTGTGTCAAATAGAAATTGTGTTTATAAATCAGACATATCTGTCTACATCACAATGACATGAGTtcaggctggttgtggtggctcatgcttgtaatcccagtgctttgagaggccaaggcaggaagattgcttgaagccaggagttcaagaccagcctgggcaatatagtaagactgtctctacaaaaaattagccgggcgtggtggcacatgcctgtagtcctagctacttgggaggttgaggcaggagatctcttcagcccaggagtccaaggctacagtgagctgtgatcacgtcactgcagtccatcctaagtgacagagcaagaccctgtctttaaaaaaaaaaaaaaaagaatgtagcttgtttgctttttattgtggtaatggtttaaaattattgtttattaaatttttacaGATTTAGGGATATAAGTATAGTTTTGTTAATGGTTTTCATAGTACACTCTAAGCCCTGGAAaactaagtttaacatttttctagattttaggtccttgaaaatgaatgaataggtTGGAAAGTTGGTTTGGGAATGAGAATTAAGGAGACCTGGAGACCTGGGTTATAAGTTGTGAAGTCAGTAGGGCTGTCACACTGTTTGGAACTGCCATGAATAATTAGAAGAAATTATAGTGTACTAACCTTTGGAGAGTGGACTTGGTCTCATCCCAGAATGATCTCTTAAGacgttttttttaatcatttgagaAGCATAGTCTTCTTCTAACCAAGAGACATTTTCCTTTAATTACTTGAAGTGGGTTTACCTGCTTTAAAGTTACTTAGGAGCCATTGCGTACTTGATGCTTTAAGgtgacaaataaacaaaatttaagatgCTCATGTTTATGTAATTCATTCTTTAGTTCCACAAAATAAAGATgtaagaggccgggtgcggtggctcacgcctgtaatcccagcactttaggaaggcCTAAGTGGGCacatcacaaggtctggagtttgagaccagcctggtcaatatggtgaaaccctgtctctactaaaaatacaaaaattagccatgcgtggtggtgggtgcctgtagtcgcagctactcgggaggctgaggcaggagaatcacttgaacccaggaggtggaggttgcagtgagctgagattggcgccactgcactccagcctgggtgacagagcgagactctgtctcaaaaaaaaaaaaaaaaaaaaaagatgtaagaagTAAATGGTAATAATATATTGATGGGATAAACATATCGTAAGGTCTTGACATGAAATTGCTCTATACCCAGAAGAATGTTTATTAAGTACACCAACTGTATGTCTATGAAGGTGACCACATGGTGGCTCCCATCCTTAAAAGCTCAGTGGTTGTCAAAGGTGTATGATGACATTGGTTCTTGCAAGTGTCATTAAATAAATGTCttgcactgggcatggtggcatgtgccagtagtttgatctattcaagaggctgaggcagaaagattgcttgtgcccaggaggttgtGCTGTGATGGTGCCTGGTGAATAGGCATTACGCTCCAGTCTAGGCAAGGTAGCAAGACgctctctctttaaaaagaaagaaaagtctcaTGTAGAAGGATGAAGTGAAAAGTTTCATAAGCCAAGTTAGTCTTATTTTTGGATATGACGTCCCAAATATCTGTTGTGTCTCACATCTAGAACACAAAGCAGTCTCAGAATTTTGCCAGCCAAAAGTAAAAAGAACTTTATACAAATTATGAGTATAAATTAGTAGTTTCAAAGACCAGAGTCTTTATgaatttattgtaaaataaataatagagcaTTGACAGATTTATCAGTAAGGCATAGGAAAAGAAGGGTTGATTGATAATATATGCAGTTCACATTATGAAAAGAGTAGTCAGCTAGAGAAAAGGATTTTGAAATGGAAACCTGACTTTTGCTTAGTTAGGAAATAGGGAACGAAGTGGCTGACCTGTTCAGTTTACAGCATGGAAGATGGAGGGAAAATAGGAATAGAAATGAGACATAAGGACTAAAATTAATTTGTTCTTATTAAATTTGGTCTGGGAAATTCTTAGTatgcatttcttgtttttttaggCCTTAGGACATTTCATTTGTGATAATTAGAGATATCAGGTGCTTATTAAGCAGTTCATGAAGTGTATAGTGGTTGACATATAGGACAAATATTTTCATGTCTTGTGCTGGGAATTGTATCATGAGGTTTTAGTCTTATAGGTTGGATTCAGAAGAGAATCTGAATTTAAACTCAAAAGTAACTGCTTTAAGACTCAGTTTAACCTTTGGAAGGTAGTATTGTATAGTGTGTGCTTATAGATCTGAAGCCAGACTGCTTGAGTTTGAACCCCAGCTTTTTATATTAATCCTAGTTAGGTCTTTGGATAGGAAAGTAAACCTCTTGGCCTCATTTttatcatgtgtaaaatgggataataatggaGCCTATCCAAGAGGattgttttaaagattaaataattagTCGATATGAAGTATTTAAAAAGAGTGCCAGGAATATAATCagcaatcaatttttaaaatgtgaaacacaTTACCTATCATTGTCTATCCATTACTGCTTATTAGAAAACAGGAATTTTAAGCCTGCTGTGCATTTAACTAATACATGTTTATGTTTATAGGTGGTGAAATTGCCTCTACCTTTGATCACCCAGAACTGGTGAAGCTTGGAAGTTGCAAACTTATCGAGGAAGTCATGATTGGAGAAGACAAACTCATTCACTTTTCTGGGGTTGCCCTTGGTGAGTGATTATGTAGATCCTGGTTAGGGTGTCTAAATTCTTGCTAGGCTCTGTTGAAGTAAAGGTTATTGTAGTTACTAGAACAGCATATCTTACAGGTCTTAACTCTTCAGAagcatgatatatattttgtttcagtCTCTTGAAGTCAACCTCATATATACCGTGTCTTTGTGAACAGTGCATGTTCAACATAGTTTTTTTCCTTGATAACTTAGAACCATTATGAGCCTTGGTTGTTGGAGAATGTATAATACAGGAAGACAGGTCAGCTTTCAGAACCCAGTAATATAACCAACACCTGCATAAATAATAGAAGGCAAACTTTTTATCCCTAAGTGGTcactgtgtcttttaattttagGTGAGGCTTGTACCATTGTTTTGCGTGGTGCCACTCAACAAATTTTAGATGAAGCAGAAAGATCATTGCATGATGCTCTTTGTGTTCTTGCGCAAACTGTAAAGGACTCTAGAACAGTTTATGGAGGAGGTAAGCATTTAGaaaatgttgaatatatttttaatttcttaaagtaCAATATAAGTCATAAGTGGTTTTAATGGTTCTTATAGAAATTTTATATTGCTTTtgcactaaattttaaaatgcttggcATATCTTAAAGTCAGTAATTCAGTATCTTGGAGACAACTAAGCATTGCAATATTTTACTGGAATTTTAATCTTTAGGCTGTTCTGAGATGTTGATGGCTCATGCTGTGACACAGCTTGCCAATAGAACACCAGGCAAAGAAGCTGTTGCAATGGAGTCTTATGCTAAAGCACTGAGAATGGTAAGTTAATCAAAATGAGAGATCCGAACTTAAGTTTTGTGGTTATTGATAGTTTTAAAATGAGTAGAAAATGAACTGGTTAATACTGCTTTTAAATTTGATTCTGGAGTTTCTCCGCTTCGTGAGCAGTAATTGAAGCAGATTTTACATTGTTcctaaatgtataattttaaaaagctatcctAGTTAGGAGTAAATCAGTGGTTCTTACAGTAGAGTGAGTAGTtacttgttttcttcattttcatagtTGCCAACCATCATAGCTGACAATGCAGGCTATGACAGTGCAGACCTGGTGGCACAGCTCAGGGCTGCTCACAGTGAAGGCAATACCACTGCTGGATTGGGTAAGCAATCAAGGGGAACTTTGTGGCCGTTGTTAAAAGTAATTCTTTTcaccaagctttttttttcttttggaacatAAAGAGTTACAATAACCGTATAAAAGACTCTTTTGGACTTTGTCCTC
The Gorilla gorilla gorilla isolate KB3781 chromosome 10, NHGRI_mGorGor1-v2.1_pri, whole genome shotgun sequence genome window above contains:
- the CCT2 gene encoding T-complex protein 1 subunit beta isoform X2, with translation MASLSLAPVNIFKAGADEERAETARLTSFIGAIAIGDLVKSTLGPKGMDKILLSSGRDASLMVTNDGATILKNIGVDNPAAKVLVDMSRVQDDEVGDGTTSVTVLAAELLREAESLIAKKIHPQTIIAGWREATKAAREALLSSAVDHGSDEVKFRQDLMNIAGTTLSSKLLTHHKDHFTKLAVEAVLRLKGSGNLEAIHIIKKLGGSLADSYLDEGFLLDKKIGVNQPKRIENAKILIANTGMDTDKIKIFGSRVRVDSTAKVAEIEHAEKEKMKEKVERILKHGINCFINRQLIYNYPEQLFGAAGVMAIEHADFAGVERLALVTGGEIASTFDHPELVKLGSCKLIEEVMIGEDKLIHFSGVALGEACTIVLRGATQQILDEAERSLHDALCVLAQTVKDSRTVYGGGCSEMLMAHAVTQLANRTPGKEAVAMESYAKALRMLPTIIADNAGYDSADLVAQLRAAHSEGNTTAGLDMREGTIGDMAILGITESFQVKRQVLLSAAEAAEVILRVDNIIKAAPRKRVPDHHPC
- the CCT2 gene encoding T-complex protein 1 subunit beta isoform X1, whose product is MASLSLAPVNIFKAGADEERAETARLTSFIGAIAIGDLVKSTLGPKGMDKILLSSGRDASLMVTNDGATILKNIGVDNPAAKVLVDMSRVQDDEVGDGTTSVTVLAAELLREAESLIAKKIHPQTIIAGWREATKAAREALLSSAVDHGSDEVKFRQDLMNIAGTTLSSKLLTHHKDHFTKLAVEAVLRLKGSGNLEAIHIIKKLGGSLADSYLDEGFLLDKKIGVNQPKRIENAKILIANTGMDTDKIKIFGSRVRVDSTAKVAEIEHAEKEKMKEKVERILKHGINCFINRQLIYNYPEQLFGAAGVMAIEHADFAGVERLALVTGGEIASTFDHPELVKLGSCKLIEEVMIGEDKLIHFSGVALGEACTIVLRGATQQILDEAERSLHDALCVLAQTVKDSRTVYGGGCSEMLMAHAVTQLANRTPGKEAVAMESYAKALRMLPTIIADNAGYDSADLVAQLRAAHSEGNTTAGLDMREGTIGDMAILGITESFQVKRQVLLSAAEAAEVILRVDNIIKAAPRYPNTFLRKNY
- the CCT2 gene encoding T-complex protein 1 subunit beta isoform X3, which encodes MDKILLSSGRDASLMVTNDGATILKNIGVDNPAAKVLVDMSRVQDDEVGDGTTSVTVLAAELLREAESLIAKKIHPQTIIAGWREATKAAREALLSSAVDHGSDEVKFRQDLMNIAGTTLSSKLLTHHKDHFTKLAVEAVLRLKGSGNLEAIHIIKKLGGSLADSYLDEGFLLDKKIGVNQPKRIENAKILIANTGMDTDKIKIFGSRVRVDSTAKVAEIEHAEKEKMKEKVERILKHGINCFINRQLIYNYPEQLFGAAGVMAIEHADFAGVERLALVTGGEIASTFDHPELVKLGSCKLIEEVMIGEDKLIHFSGVALGEACTIVLRGATQQILDEAERSLHDALCVLAQTVKDSRTVYGGGCSEMLMAHAVTQLANRTPGKEAVAMESYAKALRMLPTIIADNAGYDSADLVAQLRAAHSEGNTTAGLDMREGTIGDMAILGITESFQVKRQVLLSAAEAAEVILRVDNIIKAAPRKRVPDHHPC
- the CCT2 gene encoding T-complex protein 1 subunit beta isoform X4; this encodes MASLSLAPVNIFKAGADEERAETARLTSFIGAIAIGDLVKSTLGPKGMDKILLSSGRDASLMVTNDGATILKNIGVDNPAAKVLVDMSRVQDDEVGDGTTSVTVLAAELLREAESLIAKKIHPQTIIAGWREATKAAREALLSSAVDHGSDEVKFRQDLMNIAGTTLSSKLLTHHKDHFTKLAVEAVLRLKGSGNLEAIHIIKKLGGSLADSYLDEGFLLDKKIGVNQPKRIENAKILIANTGMDTDKIKIFGSRVRVDSTAKVAEIEHAEKEKMKEKVERILKHGINCFINRQLIYNYPEQLFGAAGVMAIEHADFAGVERLALVTGGEIASTFDHPELVKLGSCKLIEEVMIGEDKLIHFSGVALGEACTIVLRGATQQILDEAERSLHDALCVLAQTVKDSRTVYGGGCSEMLMAHAVTQLANRTPGKEAVAMESYAKALRMLPTIIADNAGYDSADLVAQLRAAHSEGNTTAGLE